The following nucleotide sequence is from Candidatus Eisenbacteria bacterium.
CATCAACGGCGTCGCCCCGCGGATCTCATCCACGTTCATGGGTTCCGGCTCGATCACGCGTGGGCTCTTCGTTGGGCGCGCGAGCGAGGAGTCCCCTCGGTCTACACCGAGCACGGGACGATCACCGACTGGGGCTCGCTCTGGGAAGACGACGCGCCGGAAAACCTTCTCCTCGCCGACGTGATCACCTGCGTTTCCGAGCGTTCGAGGGAGAGCCTCTACGACTTCATCCCGAGGAGCGTGCCGGTCGAGATCATCCCGCACATCGTGGGCGGGCTCGGCGAGGCGGGCGCGCGCCGGAAAGCGGCCCCGCATCCCTCGCCGAGCTCGACGGTCCGCATCACGTGCTTCGGGCGGCTCCAAGCGGAAAAGGGAGCCGAGCCTCTCGTTCGCGCGATGCGGGAGGTCGTCGACCGCGAGCCGCGGGCTCTTCTCATCCTCGCCGGGAACGGGCCGGATCGGGAAAAGCTGAAGGCGCTCGCGAGCGAGCTCGGTCTTGAGAGCCGTGTGCGCTTTCTCGGGGGCTTCGCTCCGAGCGAGCTCGAGGAGCTGATGGCGGACACGGACATCGTCGTTCTCCCCTCGCTCACCGAGGGCCTTCCCATTACGCTCTCCGAGGCGATGGCTTTCGCCAAGCCGATCGTCGCCACGCGGGTCGGCGGGATTCCGGAGAGAATCCGCCACGAGGCGAACGGTCTTCTCGTGGAGCCGGGCGATCCCGCCGCCCTCGCGCGGGGGATCTTGCGCTTCGCCCGCGACGAATCGCTTCGCGAGCGCCTCGGAGCCGCGGCGCGCCGCGACTACGAGGCGAACGGACTCCGCGCCGATCATGCGCTCGAGGCCGTGCTCGATCTTTACGCGGCGGCCGCGGAGAGGCGGAGCTCGCGAGGGAAGGAAGCCTCCCGATGAGGATTCTCAGCATCACGAACCTCACGCCTCTTCCCGCGAACTCGGGAGCGCGGCTCCGCGTCTTCAACATCCTGCGGCGGATCGCCGAGCGCCACGAGATTCATCTCGCGTGTCATCTTTGGGACCCGGAAGAGGAAGCGGTCGTCGCCGAGCTCGAAAAGCACTTCACCCGCGTCACGGGAGGGCGCGTGCACCGGAGGCCGTGCGTTCGCTTGCTACCCGAAATGTTGCGGTGTCTTGGGAAAGGGCGTCCCCCGGAG
It contains:
- a CDS encoding glycosyltransferase family 4 protein codes for the protein MGDRAVTIRRVFLAQWWFADAGGMEQHTANLASALKRKGIEVVVFSQMPMRRGSHYGRQLRREGIRVVAPPGWLRGAALSKQARKTVRRALWGLLSPLIAAERLSWKVRGYPGSKRDMVDVVNEIVFCDYSRRLARGMLDRHQRRRPADLIHVHGFRLDHAWALRWARERGVPSVYTEHGTITDWGSLWEDDAPENLLLADVITCVSERSRESLYDFIPRSVPVEIIPHIVGGLGEAGARRKAAPHPSPSSTVRITCFGRLQAEKGAEPLVRAMREVVDREPRALLILAGNGPDREKLKALASELGLESRVRFLGGFAPSELEELMADTDIVVLPSLTEGLPITLSEAMAFAKPIVATRVGGIPERIRHEANGLLVEPGDPAALARGILRFARDESLRERLGAAARRDYEANGLRADHALEAVLDLYAAAAERRSSRGKEASR